A stretch of Bradyrhizobium diazoefficiens DNA encodes these proteins:
- a CDS encoding FAD-dependent oxidoreductase, with protein MIEERFDAIVVGAGMAGNAAALTMAKKGMKVLQLERGEYAGSKNVQGAILYADMLEKLIPEFREDAPLERHLVEQRFWIMDDRSHVGLHYRSEDFNEERANRYTIIRAQFDRWFSSKVREAGATVLCETTVTDLAQDAYGRVIGVRTDRQDGEIRADIVVLAEGVNGLLGTRAHLRERPKPNKVALAVKEMHFLPRETIEARFNLNGDEGVVIEAAGTISGGMTGMGFIYANKECISVGIGCLVADFHRTGKTPYELLDRFKRHPSVAPLIEGSEVKEYAAHLIPEGGYKAIPQLYGDGWVVVGDAAQLNNAMHREGSNLAMTSGRIAAEAIFQVKSRRLAMTKENLALYKRMLDRSFVLKDMKKYKDMPRLMHTNSQNFFLTYPQLISKAMQTYLRVDGTPKTEKQKSTLKSFVNARSWIGLFGDAFRFARAWR; from the coding sequence ATGATCGAGGAAAGGTTCGATGCAATCGTTGTCGGCGCTGGCATGGCAGGTAACGCGGCAGCGCTGACCATGGCCAAGAAAGGCATGAAAGTGCTGCAGCTCGAGCGCGGCGAATATGCCGGATCGAAGAACGTTCAGGGCGCAATACTCTACGCCGACATGCTGGAAAAGCTGATCCCGGAGTTCCGGGAGGACGCACCGCTGGAGCGCCATCTGGTCGAACAACGGTTCTGGATCATGGATGATCGCTCCCATGTCGGGCTGCATTACCGCTCGGAGGACTTCAATGAGGAGCGGGCTAACCGGTACACGATTATCCGGGCGCAGTTTGACAGATGGTTCTCCTCGAAGGTGCGGGAGGCCGGCGCGACCGTGCTGTGCGAGACCACCGTCACCGATCTTGCGCAGGATGCCTACGGCAGGGTCATTGGTGTTCGTACAGATCGCCAGGACGGCGAGATCCGCGCAGACATCGTGGTGCTGGCCGAAGGCGTCAACGGCCTGCTTGGCACGCGTGCGCACCTGCGCGAGCGCCCCAAACCTAACAAGGTGGCCCTCGCGGTGAAGGAAATGCATTTTTTGCCGCGCGAGACCATCGAAGCACGCTTCAATCTGAACGGAGACGAAGGCGTTGTGATCGAAGCTGCCGGTACCATTTCCGGCGGCATGACGGGAATGGGCTTCATTTACGCCAATAAGGAGTGCATTTCGGTCGGTATCGGCTGTCTCGTCGCAGACTTCCACCGCACCGGAAAGACGCCCTACGAGCTGCTCGATCGCTTCAAGCGTCACCCGTCGGTCGCGCCCCTGATCGAAGGGTCTGAGGTCAAGGAATATGCCGCGCACCTCATTCCTGAGGGCGGCTACAAGGCCATCCCCCAGCTTTATGGAGACGGGTGGGTCGTTGTTGGTGACGCGGCGCAGCTCAACAACGCCATGCATCGCGAGGGATCCAATCTTGCAATGACCTCCGGCCGGATCGCAGCCGAAGCGATTTTCCAGGTCAAATCACGCCGGCTTGCCATGACCAAGGAAAATCTCGCGCTGTACAAGAGGATGCTGGATCGCTCCTTCGTCTTGAAGGACATGAAGAAGTACAAGGACATGCCGAGGCTGATGCATACGAATTCGCAAAACTTCTTTCTGACCTACCCCCAGCTCATCTCGAAGGCGATGCAGACCTACCTTCGGGTTGACGGTACGCCAAAGACTGAGAAGCAGAAGTCAACGCTGAAATCCTTTGTCAATGCGCGGTCGTGGATCGGGCTGTTCGGCGATGCATTCCGTTTCGCCCGCGCGTGGCGCTAA
- a CDS encoding ferredoxin family protein translates to MKIDRSVRVEDKLFCNRYLVDAGRPHIKVRAHTRPSSQLLALLKACPARCYDLNDKGQVEVTVDGCMECGTCRVIGESTGDVEWSYPRGGYGVLFKFG, encoded by the coding sequence ATGAAGATCGACCGATCAGTGCGCGTCGAAGACAAGTTGTTTTGCAACCGCTATCTTGTGGACGCCGGACGGCCCCACATCAAGGTGCGCGCACACACCAGGCCCTCGTCGCAGCTCCTTGCGCTTTTGAAAGCCTGTCCCGCGCGCTGCTATGATCTTAATGACAAGGGCCAGGTCGAGGTCACCGTCGACGGCTGTATGGAGTGCGGCACCTGCCGCGTCATAGGAGAGTCCACCGGCGATGTTGAATGGAGCTATCCGCGTGGCGGATATGGGGTGTTGTTCAAATTCGGGTGA
- a CDS encoding carboxymuconolactone decarboxylase family protein, with protein sequence MTIDQLKDQIPDFARDVRLNLASMMADDTLSLQSKYGLLLASAIASHHPLVIAAIESAASEVITPAAVAAAKYAASVMAMNNVYYRFVHLASNPEYKTMPARLRLNVLGHPGVDRTDFELWALAVSAINGCGDCMDAHEKSLRQSGVSSDTIQTAVRFAAIVQSVAVAIEAAGRGTPQAAE encoded by the coding sequence ATGACGATCGACCAGTTGAAAGACCAGATTCCGGATTTCGCCAGGGACGTCAGGCTAAATCTGGCGTCGATGATGGCGGACGACACACTCTCACTACAGAGCAAATACGGCCTATTGCTGGCGAGCGCGATCGCGAGCCATCATCCATTGGTGATTGCCGCCATCGAATCTGCAGCATCCGAGGTGATAACGCCTGCGGCAGTCGCGGCGGCGAAATATGCAGCATCAGTCATGGCGATGAACAACGTCTACTACCGCTTCGTTCACCTCGCCTCCAACCCGGAATACAAGACGATGCCGGCGCGGCTGCGCCTGAACGTACTGGGTCATCCCGGCGTGGACAGAACCGATTTCGAGTTGTGGGCCTTGGCAGTAAGCGCAATCAATGGGTGCGGTGACTGCATGGATGCTCATGAAAAGTCGCTGCGGCAAAGCGGCGTCAGCTCGGACACAATTCAAACGGCCGTGCGCTTTGCCGCAATCGTGCAGTCAGTTGCGGTTGCGATCGAGGCGGCAGGGCGCGGCACGCCACAAGCGGCGGAGTAA
- a CDS encoding peroxiredoxin, with amino-acid sequence MLGIGSKLPSFQITGVKPGFHLHEEKGESAFETLTEKSFPGKWKIIFFYPKDFTFVCPTEIAEFARLSNEFADRDAIVLGGSTDNEFCKLAWRREHKDLHHLPIWQFADTDGALVDGLGGRSADGVAHRTTFIVDPENTIQHVYATNLNIGRNPKDTLRVLDALQTDQLCPCNREVGGETLKVA; translated from the coding sequence ATGCTTGGAATTGGAAGTAAGTTGCCGTCGTTCCAAATCACCGGGGTAAAGCCCGGCTTTCACCTGCACGAAGAGAAGGGAGAAAGCGCCTTCGAGACGCTGACCGAAAAGAGCTTTCCTGGGAAATGGAAAATCATTTTCTTTTACCCTAAGGATTTCACCTTCGTCTGCCCGACCGAGATCGCCGAGTTCGCCCGCCTGTCCAACGAATTCGCCGACCGCGATGCGATCGTGCTGGGCGGCTCGACTGACAACGAGTTCTGCAAGCTCGCCTGGCGGCGCGAGCACAAGGACCTGCACCATCTGCCGATTTGGCAGTTTGCCGACACGGACGGCGCGCTGGTCGATGGGTTGGGCGGCCGCTCGGCCGACGGCGTTGCCCACCGGACGACCTTCATCGTCGATCCTGAGAATACGATCCAGCATGTCTATGCCACCAATCTCAACATCGGCCGCAACCCGAAGGACACGCTGCGCGTCTTGGACGCCCTGCAAACTGACCAGCTCTGCCCCTGCAATCGCGAGGTCGGCGGGGAGACACTGAAGGTCGCCTGA
- a CDS encoding D-alanine--D-alanine ligase family protein, protein MAILNVAFMFGGRSAEHDVSLRSFQAIYETLDRQRYNPLLVGVSRDGKWWLHEDTKSVLQNLESSGAQIVFLPGGRGKAIVHGPGTGYTLCHVDVAFPMLHGPFCEDGLLQGTLETAQVPFVGSPVLASAICMDKDIFKRTLRDAGIPTPRHLALARGEELAFHLAQRVLRSSSLFVKPASLGSSIGVSKVTCDSEFRAAIDLAFTYDNKILLEEYVQARELECAILQDPEVQTELLSSWPGEIIPANHHAFYTYQAKYIDQKGTIWKTNAEVAEAVADRVRALSCAAFRAIGCEAMARVDLFLRANGEILINEVNTIPSFGPSNMFAKMVEASGITYRVLVQRLLEHAIKRSERGGSPISARATLASAEPVRDDIR, encoded by the coding sequence ATGGCCATACTAAACGTAGCATTCATGTTCGGTGGACGCTCAGCTGAGCACGATGTCTCGTTGCGATCCTTTCAAGCCATCTATGAAACCTTGGACCGGCAACGCTATAATCCCCTACTGGTGGGTGTCTCAAGGGACGGAAAGTGGTGGCTGCATGAGGATACAAAATCGGTTCTGCAAAATTTAGAATCCTCAGGTGCTCAGATAGTGTTTTTACCCGGAGGACGCGGCAAAGCCATCGTACACGGGCCCGGAACGGGTTACACTCTATGCCATGTTGATGTAGCGTTCCCAATGTTGCACGGCCCATTCTGCGAGGACGGCCTTTTGCAAGGCACTTTGGAAACGGCGCAGGTACCGTTTGTGGGATCGCCGGTTCTTGCCTCGGCGATATGCATGGACAAGGACATTTTTAAACGAACTTTGCGGGACGCGGGTATTCCGACGCCACGGCACTTGGCTTTGGCACGTGGAGAAGAGCTCGCGTTTCACCTTGCGCAAAGAGTGCTCCGGAGCAGCTCGTTATTTGTAAAGCCGGCAAGCCTTGGCTCTTCGATTGGGGTCAGCAAAGTCACTTGCGACTCAGAGTTTCGAGCCGCTATCGACCTCGCATTTACTTATGACAACAAAATACTGTTGGAAGAGTACGTGCAGGCTCGCGAGCTTGAGTGCGCCATCTTACAGGACCCCGAAGTTCAAACCGAGCTACTGTCTTCGTGGCCTGGTGAAATCATTCCGGCTAATCATCATGCGTTTTATACCTATCAGGCGAAGTACATCGATCAAAAGGGAACAATCTGGAAAACTAATGCGGAGGTCGCCGAAGCGGTGGCTGATCGAGTGCGGGCGCTATCTTGCGCGGCGTTTAGAGCGATCGGCTGCGAGGCAATGGCACGGGTTGACCTCTTTTTGAGAGCGAATGGCGAAATCCTGATTAATGAGGTGAACACAATTCCCAGCTTTGGGCCATCCAATATGTTCGCGAAAATGGTCGAGGCATCGGGTATTACGTACCGGGTATTAGTACAAAGGCTACTTGAACATGCGATCAAACGGTCTGAACGGGGAGGCTCACCGATTTCAGCCCGCGCGACTCTGGCATCAGCGGAGCCGGTGCGCGACGATATCCGCTAG
- a CDS encoding aminotransferase class IV translates to MKEIVCVNGKFMPSAEAKVSIFDRGLMFADSVYDCCPVAECRLINWNLNRARIERSTQAINLCVPERFWTELDEQVVEVIKLNKLREGYVYVQVTRGIGERAFTYLDNMIPTTIVSIGRTNIIKRGESYRGIAVCSVEDLRWGWRDVKTTQLLYQVIARMEAKRKCCQEAWFVSRGLVTEAASANAYIVQHDGAIVTRPVSREILAGCTREALLSLCRSRGLKVDERAFSLEEALAAREAFITSAMHFVTPVISIDGQEIGNGKIGVVTTELHEAFLTEIGV, encoded by the coding sequence ATGAAGGAGATTGTTTGCGTGAATGGCAAGTTCATGCCTTCCGCGGAAGCAAAGGTGTCGATCTTCGATCGCGGCTTGATGTTTGCGGATAGCGTCTATGACTGTTGTCCTGTCGCCGAGTGCCGTCTGATCAACTGGAATCTGAATCGTGCGCGCATCGAGCGTTCAACGCAGGCGATCAATCTTTGTGTACCAGAACGGTTTTGGACCGAACTCGACGAGCAAGTCGTTGAGGTAATCAAACTCAATAAGCTCCGTGAGGGGTATGTTTATGTCCAGGTGACGCGCGGCATAGGCGAACGCGCGTTCACTTATCTGGATAACATGATACCAACCACGATCGTGAGTATTGGCAGGACTAATATTATCAAAAGAGGTGAATCTTATAGAGGGATCGCTGTGTGTTCAGTGGAAGACCTAAGGTGGGGCTGGCGTGACGTCAAAACCACTCAACTTCTCTACCAGGTCATTGCAAGGATGGAAGCAAAGCGGAAGTGTTGTCAAGAAGCTTGGTTTGTCTCTCGCGGCCTCGTGACCGAGGCCGCCTCCGCGAACGCATATATAGTTCAACACGATGGCGCTATCGTGACTCGACCCGTTTCTCGCGAAATTCTGGCCGGCTGCACTCGAGAAGCCTTGCTGTCGCTCTGTAGGTCTCGGGGGCTGAAGGTAGACGAGCGAGCGTTTAGTCTAGAGGAGGCGCTTGCTGCCCGCGAAGCGTTCATTACCAGCGCAATGCATTTTGTGACGCCCGTAATCAGTATCGACGGGCAAGAAATCGGGAACGGAAAGATAGGTGTAGTCACGACAGAGCTTCACGAAGCCTTCCTAACCGAGATCGGAGTCTAG
- the tnpB gene encoding IS66 family insertion sequence element accessory protein TnpB — protein MIPIPSGVRAWIATFRTDMRWGGMPRLALAVESLKRDPFAGDRYIFQGRRGGAIAESW, from the coding sequence ATGATCCCCATCCCGAGCGGCGTCAGGGCCTGGATCGCAACCTTCCGGACGGACATGCGCTGGGGGGGCATGCCGCGCCTGGCGCTTGCGGTTGAGAGCTTGAAGCGCGATCCGTTCGCGGGCGATCGTTACATATTCCAGGGCCGTCGCGGTGGAGCTATCGCCGAAAGTTGGTGA
- a CDS encoding IS256 family transposase yields MSKDNIIKLIQPGTVADQLTEVLRSGARALLAQAVEAEVEDLLGKHADLKTADGHQRIVRHGHLPEREVMTGIGPVAIRQPRVRDREADASDPDRIRFSPAILPPYMRRSKSIETLLPILSLKGISTGDFSEALAALLGKDAAGLSASAIGRLKDGWLDEHTAWQKRDLSAKRYVYIWADGIHLEARLEDAKQCILVLIGATPEGRKELVGFTDGARESAHDWRGLLLDLKRRGLDAPPRLVIADGALGFWKAAGEVWPKTREQRCWVHKTANVLAKLPKSQQPKAKRALQEIWMAETKVAAGLAFDAFIESYALKYEKAADCLSKDRDTLLAFYDFPAEHWKHLRTTNPIESTFATVRHRTIRSKGCLSNGTALAMVFKLVEGAQKSWRRLDGHNQLPKLVLGVTFNDGIEVIAKSTDRQPITAAA; encoded by the coding sequence GTGTCCAAAGATAACATCATCAAGCTGATTCAGCCAGGAACCGTCGCCGATCAACTCACAGAAGTCTTGCGCAGCGGGGCACGCGCCCTTCTCGCTCAGGCGGTCGAGGCCGAGGTCGAGGACCTTCTCGGCAAGCATGCCGATTTGAAGACCGCGGACGGCCACCAGCGCATCGTCCGCCACGGTCACCTGCCGGAGCGGGAGGTGATGACCGGTATCGGTCCGGTCGCTATCCGCCAGCCGCGTGTGCGCGATCGCGAGGCGGACGCCTCCGATCCCGACCGCATCCGGTTCTCTCCGGCGATCCTGCCACCCTACATGCGGCGTTCGAAGTCGATCGAGACGCTGCTGCCGATCCTTTCCCTGAAGGGGATCTCGACTGGCGACTTCTCGGAAGCGCTGGCTGCGCTGCTCGGCAAGGATGCCGCCGGGTTGTCGGCCTCCGCGATCGGTCGCCTGAAGGATGGCTGGCTCGACGAGCACACCGCGTGGCAGAAGCGCGATCTGTCGGCCAAGCGCTACGTCTACATCTGGGCCGATGGCATCCATCTGGAGGCGCGGCTCGAGGACGCAAAGCAGTGCATCCTGGTGCTGATCGGAGCGACGCCGGAAGGCCGCAAGGAACTGGTCGGCTTCACCGATGGCGCCCGCGAAAGCGCGCATGACTGGCGCGGTCTGCTGCTTGATCTGAAGCGCCGTGGGCTCGACGCGCCTCCGCGGCTCGTCATCGCCGATGGCGCACTCGGCTTCTGGAAAGCCGCCGGCGAGGTCTGGCCGAAAACGCGCGAGCAGCGCTGCTGGGTGCACAAGACTGCAAACGTGCTCGCCAAGCTGCCGAAGAGCCAGCAGCCGAAAGCCAAGCGCGCGTTGCAGGAGATCTGGATGGCTGAAACGAAGGTCGCCGCCGGGCTGGCGTTCGATGCCTTCATCGAGAGCTACGCGCTGAAATACGAGAAGGCGGCCGACTGCCTGAGCAAGGATCGAGACACGCTGCTCGCCTTCTACGACTTCCCGGCCGAGCACTGGAAACACTTGCGGACGACCAACCCCATCGAAAGCACCTTCGCCACCGTGCGCCACCGCACCATCCGATCGAAGGGTTGTCTGTCGAACGGGACCGCGCTCGCCATGGTCTTCAAACTGGTCGAGGGCGCACAGAAAAGCTGGCGCCGTCTCGATGGCCACAACCAGTTGCCAAAACTCGTTCTTGGTGTGACATTCAACGATGGCATCGAGGTCATCGCCAAGTCGACCGATCGTCAGCCAATCACCGCCGCCGCCTGA
- a CDS encoding aminotransferase class III-fold pyridoxal phosphate-dependent enzyme: MADESSDVDHPAAILVETVQGEGGINVAREQWLRSIQALAKDVGALFIVDDIQMGCGHTGQFVSFECAQLSPDIVAMSKSPSGYGLPLSMLLIKEEFDVWRPGEHTGTFRSNNLALVSANAAINLLAQSNIFAAKRGHGQGYAVST, from the coding sequence TTGGCAGACGAGAGCAGTGACGTTGATCATCCTGCTGCCATTCTTGTCGAAACTGTGCAAGGAGAAGGCGGCATAAACGTAGCTAGAGAGCAATGGTTAAGGTCGATTCAGGCACTAGCAAAAGATGTTGGCGCCCTTTTCATTGTTGATGACATTCAGATGGGCTGTGGTCACACGGGACAGTTTGTTAGCTTCGAGTGTGCCCAGCTGTCTCCCGATATCGTCGCGATGTCTAAGTCCCCAAGTGGGTACGGCCTGCCGCTATCAATGTTGTTGATCAAAGAAGAGTTTGACGTGTGGCGACCGGGCGAACACACTGGTACGTTTCGTAGTAATAATCTTGCCCTCGTCTCCGCGAACGCCGCTATTAATTTACTGGCGCAATCCAACATTTTCGCAGCAAAGCGAGGCCACGGGCAAGGTTATGCGGTCTCGACTTAA
- a CDS encoding IS630 family transposase (programmed frameshift) — MTRPLSLDLRERVVASVLAGESCRSVAERFGVAVSSVVKWAQRQRATGSVVPGKMGGHRKPVLDPHRAFIVERITQTPHLTLHGLKAELAARGVKVSHNAVWLFLRREGLRFKKTLFALEQARTDISRRRQRWRSWQAGLDPGRLVFIDETWIKTNMAPLRGWGPKGARLRGFAPHGHWRTLTFLGALRHDQLTAPCVFDGPINGECFRAYVEHLLLPTLREGDIVVFDNLGSHKSKAVRQMIQAAGARLWYLPPYSPDLNPIEQAFAKIKHWMRQAQKRTVEDTWRHIGQLVQDIQPRECTNYFANARYASVKK; from the exons ATGACCCGACCTCTTTCCCTGGATCTTCGCGAGCGAGTAGTGGCGTCGGTTTTGGCGGGCGAGAGCTGCCGGTCCGTGGCCGAGCGGTTCGGCGTTGCGGTCTCGTCGGTTGTGAAGTGGGCACAGCGGCAGCGGGCGACCGGCTCGGTTGTGCCCGGCAAGATGGGCGGCCACCGCAAGCCTGTGCTCGATCCGCACCGCGCCTTCATCGTCGAGCGGATCACTCAGACGCCGCACCTGACGCTACATGGTCTGAAGGCGGAACTGGCAGCCCGCGGGGTCAAGGTCTCGCACAACGCGGTCTGGCTGTTCCTGCGCCGAGAAGGGCTACGCTTC AAAAAAACACTGTTCGCCCTTGAACAGGCTCGCACAGACATCTCTCGCAGGCGTCAACGTTGGCGATCCTGGCAGGCCGGGCTCGATCCGGGCCGGCTCGTCTTCATCGATGAGACCTGGATCAAGACCAACATGGCCCCGTTGCGGGGCTGGGGTCCCAAAGGGGCCCGCCTGCGCGGCTTCGCGCCGCACGGCCACTGGCGAACCCTGACATTCCTCGGCGCGCTCCGCCATGACCAACTCACGGCACCCTGCGTCTTCGACGGGCCGATCAACGGTGAATGCTTTCGCGCTTATGTCGAGCATCTTCTCCTGCCAACCCTGCGCGAAGGCGACATCGTCGTTTTCGACAATCTCGGAAGCCACAAGTCGAAAGCTGTCAGGCAGATGATCCAGGCCGCTGGCGCCAGGCTCTGGTACCTGCCGCCATACTCGCCCGACCTCAACCCGATCGAACAGGCCTTCGCCAAGATCAAACACTGGATGAGGCAGGCTCAGAAGCGCACCGTCGAGGACACTTGGCGCCACATCGGCCAACTCGTCCAGGACATCCAGCCTCGCGAATGCACAAACTACTTCGCCAATGCGCGTTATGCTTCAGTCAAAAAGTGA
- the tnpB gene encoding IS66 family insertion sequence element accessory protein TnpB, protein MVPSQERQAIKVLLARWIWNVVLCEALERGRFLWPSSADGVMTITPAKLGYLLEDIG, encoded by the coding sequence ATGGTTCCGTCGCAAGAGCGGCAAGCTATCAAGGTCCTTTTGGCACGTTGGATTTGGAATGTCGTCTTATGCGAAGCGCTGGAGCGCGGCCGCTTCCTGTGGCCGTCCTCGGCTGATGGCGTGATGACGATCACGCCAGCCAAGCTCGGCTACCTGCTGGAGGACATCGGTTAG
- a CDS encoding CapA family protein: protein MNRPSEENSVRQEFAYDAAGSIATNVADGFTMVAVGDLIVTRPLTKGQDQGFGVLVKILRNADVTFGNMETNIFDVRTFKGSPQAEYGGAYHVSLPELGPDLKAMGFNLVSYANNHAFDWGLEGMRETSRVLDENGIVHAGVGENLAQAGAPRFLETTRGRVALVSFATSFTPMSRACDPAGGAPGRPGLNSLRLKRSTVIPAEMLKGLRRVRSALPDSIPNRDDLDAVVLAGVTYRSGAKAGYSYQPDPRDVRAILRNVRQGKQFGDFCIATNHGHEPGNWSQEPPDYEQSFAHRLIDAGADAYIGHGPHRLRGIEIYKRRPIFYSLGNFIMDDLRTPVGADMFDAYGRDPRSHTDAEVTVSEMSEGYRTDPGFSDPVFYDSIVTVSRFEKNQLTEIRLYPIDLGHSKRFANRGVPRLAPAPQANVILERLKAMSKPFGTHIAIEDDTGIIELPPSSS from the coding sequence ATGAATAGACCCTCAGAAGAGAATTCGGTCCGGCAGGAGTTTGCCTATGATGCAGCTGGTTCGATTGCAACGAACGTCGCGGACGGCTTCACGATGGTAGCGGTCGGCGATCTCATTGTGACGAGGCCTCTGACCAAAGGTCAAGATCAGGGTTTCGGCGTACTGGTCAAGATACTTCGTAATGCCGATGTCACGTTTGGCAATATGGAAACCAACATCTTCGATGTCCGAACGTTCAAGGGTAGTCCGCAGGCTGAATACGGCGGTGCATATCACGTTAGCCTTCCGGAACTCGGACCTGACTTGAAGGCGATGGGTTTTAATCTCGTCAGTTACGCGAACAACCACGCATTTGACTGGGGCCTCGAAGGCATGCGGGAGACCAGCCGCGTGCTCGATGAAAACGGGATCGTCCATGCGGGCGTTGGCGAAAACCTCGCGCAAGCCGGTGCCCCTCGCTTTCTAGAGACCACACGCGGTCGCGTGGCATTGGTATCGTTTGCCACATCGTTCACGCCAATGTCTCGGGCATGCGATCCGGCTGGAGGCGCGCCAGGCAGACCGGGATTGAACAGCTTGCGTTTGAAGAGAAGCACCGTGATTCCAGCGGAGATGCTCAAGGGTTTAAGGCGGGTTCGAAGCGCATTACCGGACTCCATCCCCAACCGCGACGATCTAGATGCCGTTGTGCTAGCTGGAGTAACATACAGGTCGGGCGCCAAAGCCGGCTACAGCTATCAACCCGACCCTCGGGACGTCAGGGCCATTCTGCGAAACGTTCGGCAAGGCAAGCAGTTCGGCGATTTCTGCATCGCCACCAACCATGGTCACGAGCCTGGTAATTGGAGCCAGGAGCCGCCCGATTACGAACAATCGTTTGCTCATCGGCTAATTGACGCTGGAGCCGACGCATATATCGGGCACGGGCCTCACCGGTTGCGAGGTATCGAGATCTACAAGCGCCGACCCATATTCTATAGCCTTGGTAACTTCATCATGGATGACCTCCGAACGCCCGTTGGCGCTGACATGTTCGATGCATACGGCAGAGATCCCCGATCCCACACGGATGCCGAGGTGACGGTCAGCGAAATGTCAGAGGGGTATCGGACAGATCCGGGTTTTTCAGATCCGGTCTTTTATGACAGTATCGTCACGGTCAGCCGATTTGAGAAGAATCAGCTCACAGAGATCCGGCTTTATCCAATTGACCTTGGTCACTCGAAGAGGTTTGCCAACCGCGGCGTCCCCCGCTTGGCGCCTGCACCGCAAGCAAACGTCATCTTGGAACGTCTAAAGGCCATGTCGAAGCCATTTGGGACCCATATCGCCATAGAAGATGATACTGGAATCATCGAACTGCCGCCGAGCTCATCATAA
- a CDS encoding ABC transporter ATP-binding protein yields MSNPLLKVENLTKHYLLGSGFLRKRGPVVRAVEDVSFSVDAGETLCIVGESGCGKSTVARLLMRIVEPTAGRVLIEGTDIAGLDAHALRAWRRRMQMVFQDPYSSLNPRLTAGQIITEPVENFERLNRKQCHALAADLLQKVGMRPEIMHRFPSELSGGQRQRLGIARALSLKPSLIIADEAVSALDVSVQAQILNLLLDLQRQMGIAFIFISHDLSVVEHIAHRVAVMYLGRIVELAPCEALFATPVHPYTEALIAAAPVPDPTLVRLEAPVEGEVPSPINPPRGCAFHPRCPLAIERCRMEAPPLAPMPDGRIVACHVRAPATGPRIEQTAKYSSPTRTGQLQTPL; encoded by the coding sequence ATGAGCAATCCGCTGCTGAAAGTCGAGAATCTGACCAAGCACTATCTACTTGGTTCTGGTTTCCTTAGGAAGAGGGGCCCGGTGGTGCGGGCAGTGGAGGACGTCTCCTTCTCTGTCGATGCCGGCGAGACACTCTGTATCGTCGGCGAGTCCGGCTGTGGCAAGTCCACCGTCGCGCGGCTTCTGATGCGAATCGTCGAGCCGACGGCCGGGCGCGTGCTGATCGAGGGCACTGACATCGCGGGCCTCGATGCGCATGCGCTTCGCGCCTGGCGCCGCCGGATGCAGATGGTGTTTCAGGATCCTTATTCATCGCTGAACCCGCGTCTCACTGCCGGACAGATCATCACCGAACCCGTCGAGAATTTCGAACGCCTCAACCGGAAGCAGTGCCATGCGCTTGCCGCGGACCTTCTTCAAAAGGTGGGCATGCGGCCCGAAATAATGCATAGGTTTCCATCCGAATTGTCAGGGGGGCAGCGGCAACGGCTCGGTATCGCGCGGGCGCTGTCCCTTAAGCCCTCGCTCATCATCGCAGATGAGGCGGTCTCCGCGCTGGACGTCTCCGTGCAGGCCCAGATCTTAAATCTGCTGCTCGACCTCCAGCGGCAGATGGGCATCGCATTCATCTTCATCTCGCATGACTTGAGCGTCGTCGAGCATATCGCCCATCGCGTTGCAGTCATGTATTTGGGCCGCATCGTGGAACTGGCCCCGTGCGAGGCGCTGTTCGCCACGCCGGTGCATCCCTACACCGAGGCGCTGATCGCGGCGGCTCCGGTGCCGGATCCAACGCTGGTTCGGTTGGAGGCGCCGGTGGAAGGTGAGGTGCCAAGCCCGATCAATCCGCCGCGTGGATGCGCTTTTCATCCGCGCTGCCCGCTCGCGATCGAGCGTTGCCGGATGGAAGCGCCGCCTTTGGCGCCCATGCCCGATGGCCGGATCGTAGCTTGTCACGTGCGCGCACCAGCGACGGGACCACGGATTGAGCAGACCGCAAAGTATTCTTCTCCAACTCGGACAGGCCAGCTCCAGACTCCTCTCTGA